The segment ctcaacaggcgggctatgagacccagaagaggctgaacgagcagatgatgaatgatgaagaggatgtacccgaacgagacgttcccgaacattcaagacccgtagtttttttttttccaaaaactctgaatgttttatttaaatttgaatattatctactatgttttattttatgttttattcaattttaattttaaattttaaaaattttaattttttttttaaaaaattaattttttaaaaaaataaattttttaaaaaaataatttttttaaaaaaataaatttttcaaaattccgagggaatggaggtcctcggaaaattccgaggaactttcacccctcggtaaattccgacgaactttaagttcctcggaattttctgagggaaagagttcctcggaattttccgagaaactccactccctcggaaaattccgagggaagaaagttcctcggaaaattccgaggaacgtttgttcctcggaaaattccgaggaacatttgttcctcggtattttccgataaacattccgagaaatatttcgtcgaaacttccgaggattggaccatcggaattccttcggtattttccgaggaaccttccgacgaactttGTGTcttcggagtttcctcggaattttgtttcctcggaattccgtcggcattttccgacggaattccgaggaatcatgaatttccgaggagttatttccgaggacttttttcgtcggtatgtcctcggaataacgttattccgacgacataccgacgattttttccctcagtatcccgatgttttcttgtagtgataagTCACTAAAAATCTGAATATCTGGTCGTGTCGGATACCGGAAACTGACGTGTTGAAACTCGATATGACCGTGCACAATTGGTAACACTGTCCCCTTGTTGGAACTCGAATCAATTTTCGGTTTACTATCAAGTATCTCGAAAATAGAAGCAGCAGAGTCTTTGGCTTTGTTTCTATCAGGTGCCATAGCACTCGTTTGAGACACTGCTAGTGCGGTCATAGTTAACGCAAAGAAAACCTGAAACGTTATAACCACTTAAATATCACAAACAAATCATatctaaaccgaaccgaatatcTCACTCTTTTATACCTGAAAGAATTCTCCAAACGTGGCCATCCTCTTCTGAATCAACCAGGAACCAACGTAAAAACATAAGGAGTTGATGCAGTAGAGAGCCAAGAATGAGATACCGTAGCCCGAACCGCTCACAAGTCCTAACCGGACACCTTGTTTCTTTGGTGCCTCGCATTTCTGTTGGTACAGATCCATCACTTTATCCTCTGCACAGAATGATGCAACCGTTCTTATGCTGCTCACCGCATCACTTGCCACCTGACTTGCTTCTTCGTATTTTTCCTGAACCGAAGTAAACCGGATTAGACTAGGTTAACctggaaattaaaattaaaacgtTTTTGAATACTAACTTTTGCGTTTGCGCTAAATCCGGTTATACACTTGGTCTGAAAGTATCCCTGAAGCACTATAATTGGTGTCATAAGAAGGATGACTATAGCTAATATCCAATTAGCGGCAAACGCTATAATCAATGCAGCGATTACAGTCGCTATATTTTGCATTATCAACGCCAAAGCATCACCCACTATACTCTTCACTGCCGCAGCATCTGTAGACAATCTTGCTCCAATCACGCCACTGgaaataaaaacgaaatattaaaaaattaacgtaagaaaagaaaaactaagtattaaaaaattaattggtGACTAGTTCAGAATTATTTAGATATAGAGTTGTTTAGTTATTGTTAGGGAAAAAAATAACGTAAGAGAATGATGATGCATCATGGTTATATTACCTAGAATTTGCGGTATTATCAAACCAACTAATCTCCTGGTGAATAACTTTATCAAAAGATAATGATCTAATGCGTTTGATAAGTCTTCCTCCAGCTATAGCGAACAGATAGTTTTGAAACGGAACCACGATCAGATCCGTTAAACCGAGCAAGACGAAGATGATAGCCCAGAAATGTGAATCTTTACGTAGTTGATCTGAAGGCTCGAAGAATATCTTGATGGTGCTAGACATAAGCAACCCTTGGACCGGGTACACAATACCGTGAACCGCTGCAGCCAATGAACCGGCCAACAAAACCGGAATCTCTGGTTTGTTGAGGTGAGCAAGCCGTCTCAACGATACTTTCTTGCGTTTCTTGGACGCTTTGTTCTCCGTGGAAGACTTATTCTCGTGGGTTtctttggtttggttcaaatTAATCGGTCTCGGTAAACCAAAATCGGTTTGGTTGTGGCTAACGGATATATTCTCACGCAGCTCCAGTTCCTCCACTCCTCCTTTCTTTGATACTTCTTGTAGACAAACAAGCTGTGAATACGCTCCCTCGGGATCTTGAATCATCTCCTCGTGAGTTCCTGATTACAACTTCtgttaatatacaaataaaaactgATTACTTGTGTTGCACGCTACTAGACAAACCCTAACCTTTCTCGATGATTTTGCCCTGCTGCACAACGGCGATCATGTTCGCAGTTCTAATAGTGGTAAGCCGATGAGCCACCACGATGGTTGTCCGGCTTGACATTAGCTTAACAAGAGCGTCCTGAACTGTTCGTTCTGATTCCGCATCTAAAGCACTTGTTGCTTCATCAAGAAGCAAGATTTTAGGGTTTTTCAATATGGCCCTAGCAATCGCGAGCCTCTGCTTCTGTCCACCAGATAATTGTGTCCCGTGATCTCCTACCATTGTGTCCAACCCCTGAAAAATATAGAGAATTAAGAAATGTAAACTCGGTTTATTGGTCGAAATCGTTACACCTAAAGTTTAAGTACCTGCGGCAGTTTGTCGACAAACCTAGTAGCACTGGCCAGCTTGACCGCGGTTCTAATTTCTTCATCGGATGCATCTTCTTTCCCATAAACAATGTTCTCCCTGATTGTGGTTGCGAAAAGTATAGGCTCTTGGCTTACTAAACCAATCTTGCTTCTGATCCATCTTAACTGAAGCTTCTTTAAATCAATTCCATCAATTAAAACTTCTCCGGATTCCGGATCATAGAACCTCTCAATCAGACTGATCACTGTTGATTTTCCGCTTCCACTCTGCCCAACCAAAGCCACGGTTGTGCCATTTGGTACAACCAGCGAAAATCCAGCAAAGATCTGCATGTCAGGTCTTGCTGGATATCGAAAATAAATGTCTTTAAGTTCGATGTCTCCTTTAATCTCGTCCAAAACCTTACCAGTCATGCTATAAGCatctatctttggttttgttctTATAGTCTCAAACATTTTGTAGGCTGCGGCTTGTCCGGCCGCGAAAGCGTTAAGAGAAGGTAATGTCTGCCCCAACGACCTGAGAATGTGTAAGAAAATTAGGATTTTCAGTAtcacaaaaaaattaagagagCATGTAATCGTTATACTCACATTCCTCCACTCAAAATTGCGAAAATCACGTTCATGACTTGACCTCCAGTATATCCCTTCTCCATTATCAGCCAAGCACCGTACCAAATGGCAATACCATATGTACAATAACTTACAACCATCATTATTCCAAGGCCTAGACCCGAGAAGAGCCCTTGTTGAACCATAGATTTATAGGCAATCTCGAGCTTCTTCTCATATTTTTGGGTTGCTTGTTTCTCTCCGGTGAATGCCACGACCTGACAAAACATCAAAATGTGTGATATGAATCTATGTgattatctaaaaaaaaaaagaatttcggACTGCGCGAAAACTTACTGTTCTAATCGACCCAACAGCTTGTTCTATTACATTTTCAGCTTCCGCATAAGCGAGTTGGCCACGACCAGCCATTTTGGACATGATCAAGGCCATTGCACCACCAGTGGCCACGATCAATGGAATGCATGGAATAAGAGCTACTGTGAGGCGTCTGCCAATTATACAAGCGACTGTGATTCCACCAAAGAATGTTGATATTAGCTGTATAAATTTCCCAacctgaaaattttgaaatcatagaaaaaaaaagaatattcacCAACTTGTATCGCAAGAAACAGCCgagatataaaaatttatcaaaacCTTTTCTCCCATGGACTCTTGAATAAGAATGGTGTCCCCGGACATTCTTCCGATGACTTCACCGGTGTTTGTCTCGGTGTCAAAAAAGCCAATATCTTGTCTTAATATTGTTTTGAGGTATAGCCCTCGAATTCTGGCGGACTGACGCTCCCCAGTTACCATCCAACATGAGACCTCTGCGAAAGAACGAAAAGGCTTTGTGAACAAGTTAGGTCAAGCAAAAAGAAGGAAAACAGAGTTTTGGCTTACGCAGGAAAGACACAACGCACGCGTAGACTGCAAGGTAAAGAAACTTCACAGCAACCTGAGATTAATTAACAGCAAGCACTTGAGATTTAAATTTACAATTCGTGCATatgataaaaatcaaattttagttttccaTTTTGTACTCAAGACGCAAATGAGGAAGTAAATTTTCATTTCAATTAAAGAAAGTAGAAAAGAGGAACAAAGTAAAACGAAACTATGAATTGTTTCCAGTTAATAATAATCACATTAAAGAACTATTGAACCTTTTCATGCATATGcaccaaattttatatttctgtgaagaaaatgtaaaatagtgtaaaaattgagaaagaaaaaaaagcaaatcTCTTTATAATTTAAGAATTAAAGATCAAAGTAGAAAAAATACATTTGGTCAATAAACCGTGGTCAATCTGACGATTTTATGTAATAAACGTAACAAATAAAGTCTTTTGGATTTTTCCCCTTTAAGATTATAAAACCAAATAATACatctaaatattataacaataataataataatcttaaccagacatcaatttttttacaaaaaataaaaatcagttTGTTGTGAAGAACAACTACAATTAggtgtttgacaaaaaaaaaaattgtttgacaaaaaaaaactacaattaGGAAAAATCAAAATCCATACAGTGAAATCCTCAAAAACCCTTGAACTGATATCAGTAATAACAACTATAAAATGTCATAAATCATTTGAGATCCTAACCTTGGAGACTTCTTTAACCATGTGATCGTGATCAGAGAAGCCAAAGACGTTAATGATTTTGCCTATGAGTACTGACATAATCGGCTGAGCTAGGCCGTTGGCCATGGCGGAGATAGTCCCAACAGCCATTAAAATGATGTCGTATCGATCTGCAAACGTGAAAAGCTTGTAAAACGCTACTTTCTGATTGCCTCCGTCTCCATTCGTGATCCTCTTTGCTTTCTCCTCCATTGGTTTCTTGCGGGGGATAAAAAAAGAGAATGTaacccaaaagaaaaactattggAATTATACGAGTCAGATGTTACTCTTTGGACTTTATAAACTCGGTTCATCTGGCTGGTTACAATGAGTGAGACCAAAAGGAACAAAATTCAACATTGCCTTCTCAAGGTACTTTGTCCATTTAAGTTTGTATTTATTCAAATGCTTTTGAATCCTTTGGACTTTGGTAGTCCTTATAATTTATTCTATCCTTTTTTGCATGATCTACCTTTTCGTTTTATTTTACAAGGCATGATCTAAGTACTTATAATGAAGGGAATTGTCTCATATGTACATTACGActgccatttttttttttttgaactttaacTACGACTGCCATTATTACATGGTAAATCTACCTTCCTTTGAAAATCATGCATTAGACCTTGggctaaatctcatcaaaaacaGGTTATATAGACTTATAGTTTCTTTTGCTTTAGGCAGCCCAATACATATGATTTAGAATATGATGACCGCTAATCCCaactgaaaaaaagaaaaaaaggtatAGTTACGCCAGGTTTAAACAAAGAAATAAAGGCCTGAGGAGACCGATGGATTGGAGAACATATACCCAGCTAACAGAGTTAGAATAATTTGCAcgatcattttttttgtcaacaataatTTGCACTATATATCTATTATGGGCAATGGGCATTATTGGTTTTAGTACTGATGCTTTGTATGAAATGAGTTACATGTACCCAGTCAACTGTTATATGTATCGTTCATATGTTGCTTTATAAAACAATTGTTAACATTCAagattagtttaaaaaaaaatccatacaTACATCTAACAAATACGTTATATACTTATACCATACtgacaatatttttatacaacATAGTCACCGCCCAcatattttcgttttttaaataaaatttggagATATCCCAAGCCTATGGAAAGACCCTAACTATTTTAAAGGAATGTTGCGATCTACGAACGGATTCACACTCCAAATTTTCAAATGAGACCTATAAAATGGTTTCATGTCCATGTGGTTACAAATTGAAGCGTAGTGGAGTGCTTTCGAACTGTCTCTAGACTATTGAAGCCAACACTGAAGCCTATCTTATGATCCAACAAGAAGTCTTAATGAGCATGTAACTAGAGTTTCTTAACTATGtatatgttgttagatgtgtTGATGAATGTAACCTTGGCTGCCATAGTACAACCTCTTTCAATCtaattttatgaatcaaatacaattttgtttattttggtgACAAATTTAAAGCTCTTTCATTTAGTTTCTTTGTTTATGAATAACGTTTTACAAGCTATTTTATCTTTCAATAAAGCTCTTATGAGCTCAATCTTTCTAGTTTCATAAAtgttatcatggtatcagagctttagTCGGTTCATGGATATTATTCCTCTTTTAGAACTTCTGCTAAATTTATCAAGTCAGCTTCGTTGTCACTTTCAATGGAGTTTGGTTCCTGAACTCGAAATCCAAAGAAAGGAGGAgactttttccatttttcaaGCTCTCCTTCTTCATAGACGGTTCATAGGATTATTCTGTTCATCTTCAAGCCTTAGTTTACTCTGTCTGATAAAATCCAGTCATGTTTTTGAAGTCTTTTCGGCAGTGACGAAGTCAGAGAAGAGACACGCATTGGTAAAGAAAAGTTGGTGTATTGGTGAGGCTGGCCAAGCTGTTCGAAGAGGATAATGACTTTTCAAACAGAACTAGTGGTTTCTCCAAGTCACATGTCATGTTTCTTCTCACGATTGATAGGAAATAGAGAGTTGAGGTTTAGGCTGTTGTAGGATAGATTTTTCTTTGGTCGTGAGATAGCTTAGTCGAGTTAGGAGGATGACAAAAAATCCCCAATTTATTGTGAGACAAATAGGTCAAAATAATCTGAAGATGTTCTCATACTTATGTCGACTCTCCAAGCTGAATAATCATCTACCTATTTCCTATAGACCTTCAACTACTTATGTTCCTTTCAAAACCAGCTCTATCTGCATCTTCAAACTTGTCTCAACTGCTTGATTCACCACCCGATGCCAAGTTTGCAGGAGGAAATTGAAGCCCACACTGAAGCCCATCTTATGATCCAACAAGAAGTCTTAATGAGCATGTAACTAGGGTTTCTTAGCTATATATATGTCGTTAGATGTGTTGATGAATGCAACCTTGGCTGCAATAGTTGCAGCCTGTTTCAGTCTCATTTTATGAATCAAATACAATCTTGTTTTTCTTGGTGACAAACCTAAAGTTATTTCCTTTAATTTCTTTGTTTAAGAATAAAGTTTTATAAGTTATTTCTATCTTTCAATAAAGCTCTTATGAACTCAATCGTTCTGGTTTCATAAATGTAATCATAGACTACCACCTCGTGATTTTTAAAGTCATTTTTTATACATCAATATTTAAGCCTCGCAAAATATAATGTGTGAATAAGAATGATTACACAACTCTACGGTAAAACAAAATGCTATGAATTGTAGAGAAAATCTTTCTACACtcttaattttttgtattttgcattttggtcattacaattatatatcacatttatgatttttaaatattttatcgtTATCGTTTTACTCCTTAAAAAATCTTCACTcacaaatatttcaaatttgtttttataaatttaacttctacacataaaattaaataaaaatttaaaatatttaaaatattttaaaactggaTTTACACAACAACAATATTACAAAAGAGACTTATCAAATTCACGAGTTGATCATATATGAGAGTATTacgaaaatagttttatttggaATAGTGTGATATTTTACTTGTAATTTAGTATTAATTATGTAGTATTCGCaaacttgaaaataaaatatcttttgAGATGTTCTTACAATATCAAAGTAGCACAAATGAGAGAGGAGAGAAATTGGAAAGTTAAATTTATGTTCTATATTTCTTAAATATGCCACAACAAAGTATTGTCTCATTTGAAAGATAAACTTGAATTATATTATATGgttgtataatataatataaatttaaaacttagTTTATGCAATatactataaaatttataaataaatatatatatatatatatatctgctttattttattttttaaatgctttatataagagatctatatattttatatgtaaaatataaaactgaataattcttttgattataattaaaaatatatatttttatgataaacaaaaaaaaatactactaCACATATGTAGATACAGAGATGTACTGACCATTAATACATACTAGATCCGTTCCAGTAAGAtagatgttttagaaaaataatttggTTCATAAAAATATATGCTTACGTTTTGTAGGAGAAAttgtaaacttaaaaaaaaaagattcaattttattgaattactattgattaaaagttattaaaaattgaattaCAAAAGATACATTTATAATAgtgatttaatgtgttttttaatatccgtaaaaacactaaaaatatatatctttaataaatgaaatattttacaGGATATATTTTACCCACTTAGTAcatttttaaagaatataatTACAAAGATACATTTATAATAGTGATGTAtgtacatttttaatttttgttttcttagtcttaaaatcaaaattctCTTGAGAATTGCTATACCGCTGGAAGAAGAAGAGTCACTAATGCTATTGGCTTTTACATCTGTCTCACCAACTGTtgaatctcttttttttccatcaaatttttgttttaataaagaGAACGGGCCAAGCCTAACGGCCGAAGCCCAGATACAAAAGCCCACAATACTAACGGGCTAACAAAACCAACCAAAAGCGGAAGCCCAATAAGCTAAAACGGCACAAAGCCCAAACCCTCGAACCCAGCACCGACAGGCTCGGGTACTCGTGCGTCGAGGAGGCTGAAGCGAGACACGTGTGGAGATCCTGACCGTCAGTGCGCCACGCATCGCTCTGTCTCGACCCGACCGACTCCGCCTCACCGAGCCGCTGTACCGAAACCACTGAAACCCTCGTTTCACCAGAGCTCATTATCCCTTCAAGCTTCCACCGAAACCAAATCTCTTCTTCACCTTCCTGAAACGTTGACATAGAGCATCATCCCTCTGAAGAGAGCTCATCCGACGGCGAAGCTTCATAACCCTAGAGATCACAAGCCGAAAACCTCTTCCGCTCCATGACCATAACCCAAACtcgaaacaaacaaaacaaactcgGAAAACCTGAAGCCGGCGACGTAAGGCTGACGGAGCCTTCAACTTGAGCCGACGACGGCGAAGTTGAAGGAACTTCTGCCTCTCAGCGACTAAAACCGGCGGCAGTGGATCTGACGTAGCCTCCACCTTCCGGAACCAAAACCACACTCATCTTCACCTCTTCACTCCTTCCAAACCTCCGCGTCTTCACTCCAGTTACAGAAACCCACAAGAGGTGGCTGGCCAGAACTCAGGCAAGGTGGATGTCGTAAGAACCGAAGGTGAGATACAAACGGATACTTTTATCTTAAGGATGACGATCTCCGGTAATGGCATGCACGCTCACGCACCGACTGTCCGCCGGAGATCTACTTTCTCTCTACTTTTTCTCTACTTTTTCTCTATTTCTCTGTTATTGTTGAATCTCCTATCCTATATATAAATGGGAAATTAGGCCAAataacggaaaaaaaaaagaaaaaaaaaaagaagaagcacaaATTCACTTACCTTTCTCGgtaaataattgttttaagCAATAGATGTGCTTTTAATCTCTTTTATTAattgttgctcaaaaaaaaaaaatctcttttaTTAACGGACGTTATTTGCAAGTCTTTCGTCTGTCAATGCGAAAGCTTGGCTTCACTACTCGGCACCTCATCACTGAAAAAGAGCTAAGCAGAAATCTCGAGAGGAAGCAAACAAAATAACATCGAAGAGGTAAGTAAAAATGCTCTCTTTGTAGATCGTTTCCAGCTCTGAAAACTCATCTCTTGAAGAAAGATCCCTTCTGGGTTTTCCAATTTCAGTTTCAAATTCATTTGGGTTTCCATGTCCAATGCTAAAGTTACAATCTTGTTTTTCCTTTTATATTCCAATCTAGAGTTTGTAGCAGTGccttaattttcaaattttgctgtttaaacaaataaaaatcaaaactttataaTCAGTTTCTCCTTAATGATATTCGAGTTGTGTCATATCAAgtttttttaccattttaatatatgatttaaatgtaaatttaaat is part of the Brassica rapa cultivar Chiifu-401-42 chromosome A09, CAAS_Brap_v3.01, whole genome shotgun sequence genome and harbors:
- the LOC103839712 gene encoding ABC transporter B family member 7 — its product is MEEKAKRITNGDGGNQKVAFYKLFTFADRYDIILMAVGTISAMANGLAQPIMSVLIGKIINVFGFSDHDHMVKEVSKVAVKFLYLAVYACVVSFLQVSCWMVTGERQSARIRGLYLKTILRQDIGFFDTETNTGEVIGRMSGDTILIQESMGEKVGKFIQLISTFFGGITVACIIGRRLTVALIPCIPLIVATGGAMALIMSKMAGRGQLAYAEAENVIEQAVGSIRTVVAFTGEKQATQKYEKKLEIAYKSMVQQGLFSGLGLGIMMVVSYCTYGIAIWYGAWLIMEKGYTGGQVMNVIFAILSGGMSLGQTLPSLNAFAAGQAAAYKMFETIRTKPKIDAYSMTGKVLDEIKGDIELKDIYFRYPARPDMQIFAGFSLVVPNGTTVALVGQSGSGKSTVISLIERFYDPESGEVLIDGIDLKKLQLRWIRSKIGLVSQEPILFATTIRENIVYGKEDASDEEIRTAVKLASATRFVDKLPQGLDTMVGDHGTQLSGGQKQRLAIARAILKNPKILLLDEATSALDAESERTVQDALVKLMSSRTTIVVAHRLTTIRTANMIAVVQQGKIIEKGTHEEMIQDPEGAYSQLVCLQEVSKKGGVEELELRENISVSHNQTDFGLPRPINLNQTKETHENKSSTENKASKKRKKVSLRRLAHLNKPEIPVLLAGSLAAAVHGIVYPVQGLLMSSTIKIFFEPSDQLRKDSHFWAIIFVLLGLTDLIVVPFQNYLFAIAGGRLIKRIRSLSFDKVIHQEISWFDNTANSSGVIGARLSTDAAAVKSIVGDALALIMQNIATVIAALIIAFAANWILAIVILLMTPIIVLQGYFQTKCITGFSANAKEKYEEASQVASDAVSSIRTVASFCAEDKVMDLYQQKCEAPKKQGVRLGLVSGSGYGISFLALYCINSLCFYVGSWLIQKRMATFGEFFQVFFALTMTALAVSQTSAMAPDRNKAKDSAASIFEILDSKPKIDSSSNKGTVLPIVHGHIEFQHVSFRYPTRPDIQIFSDLSLQENIGILREKIVGMSSE